The DNA window taatgtcttttaaattaatattcttcaCGTATTTTCCTCCAtagtcatcatcatcaacatgtACTAGTATTTAAATAgttgtttttacaatttttttaatatgcaaAAACCTATTCATGTCTAGGACTAGAAGAATAATCagttaaataaaacgttatacaaccaatttcaaaagacaaatttataagtagagacctttttcaaaagacaaatttataagtagagaccttTTTCAAAATGGGTATGGTGGATGAAGTGTGAAAGCCTGTTcacgagtatcaccaaactacgaaatTAAAGAAACTCTAGctaaaatacgtttatacacgtatgccttttattgattttcaaaaataattggcgacactattttaaataaatattatttttaattaattatttttaattaatttaaacataaattttcaaataattaaattctaatttgattataacaaatctaaagattattttaacttgaacccaaattaattatttttataattaatttaaaaaattgtcaggattatttaaaatctcttaaaataatattttattttaaaaaatattcatgacATGCAAATCAATATTGAAATTCTCGAACTTCGAGCTTACTCTGGAACTAAAGGTTTTTCGGAGTTATAGGTTTGGAGACGGTACTTCAATACTCGATGGGTATGGTATTTGTTGCCATCCCTATGTAGAAATGACATATCAGTCGCCTTAATCTAAACTTTCCAGCAAATACTAAAACTCGGGTATCACCCAGTAAATCtcaatcatatttaaaaaaaataaacaggtgaattcaaaagaaaaggcttcaataaaaataaaattacatactTATGAAATAAAAAGATGAAGACAATTGATTCAAGGTTTCACTTAATTGATTAATGTTGCCACATTATTTTACTTATAGTATAATAGTTCACTATGTTTGGCAACATTTAATTCAAAACGCACAAATCTCCTTCCtaagaaaattatttgtatataatttcaAGGGATTAAATGTTATGAGTTTTATCCAATTTAATAggacttaaaaaaattataattatatagggtcttgttaactttctaaataacttaaaaatatattatttctaacaTAGCCCACATCTATGTCCGATACCATTTTTGTCAAATAAgatcaattaaaaatgatttggaaaaaatttgaaaaatgaatgGGTGAGAGCAGGACCGACTATAGGGTAAGCCCCGGGCTAAGGCaacccatttaataaaataaaaaagacatttatagtatttttaaacataaatagatCTAGCCTACTggtttaaaatgaaaatataagatTATTACCTGGTCATGAGTTTTAAATTCTAACCTTTTTTTTAGGTTGGGTGACTCTgggtgagaaataattaaaaaaataaaaaaataatctttttattccCTCtcttcttataatttttttcgtCAATAACGTCGTGTCATTCTCTGTTATCACTCactaaaatcaatatatttctCATTTCTATGTAACCACCTACCATTTTAAGTCAAGAAATGCCTTCTAATAATTTGTGTTTCCGACTTCAAGAGTTAATCAATTTGCTGTTTATATTGTGGAccaaatttcttttaaatagatTTACGAAGTAACTCATCAAATCTCGACTACACGGAGTATGTTTTCTCAACAAAATAGTACAAAGGTTCACTCATTGCCTTGTTGCCAAAACATAAATGTGAATAATGTTCTTTAAAGCCAAGCAATTAGCCTCAGTTGGccttatataaattagaaaattgtCAACGAACAAATAAATAGTTCAATATTGGTCCAACTTTCCAAATAAAGTTGTCTTTGTTATCACATTTAGAAAATACTATTGAAAATTTCCGTATTAACTGAAAATAAGTAGAATAAGGGAGGGTTTCTAATTGAACCCTCAAATGTGAGGATGTTCTTGAGAGGTACCCTGATAAGAAAACTATATACCACATGATAGTTTATCATAAAATACATAAGTCAGCTAAATTTACAGTCAAATTCAATCCTAAGTACCGTATTTTCAAGACAATCTCATTCAACATGACCATAAACTTTATTTAggtctaatttatttatcattagaTGACAACGTCAAAAGATCAAAAACTCACTACGATATTTCAAGTGACCAAAGTGATTTTTAAAAGACCAAAGTTCACGAATTTGATTCTCATATATAACTCCTTAAATTGAAATGACCTAGTTATAGAGATCATGTTAACCTCCTacgttaaaaaataataataaaattcggccacaaaatattatctaaataaattagttttaaagaAAGTCATTATTCATCCaacacacaaaaatatattaaaatcgTAATTTCCTAACCAAAACTTTATACTAGTGTAAAAATCAAGtgtaaaagaaaaatgtttaaaaaaattagagaggGTAAATTCGTTATTTACTAAACCCTATCTTTGGGTAACCAAACTTTGGAACTCTATTTTCAACTAATGAAGTTATTCAGGGActtattagaataaaataaagaaaaaaacataatttatttgtttgctGCCGTCTTATGAAATCTGAAGTCCGTTTCTCCATATCTGGTTTTAGGTTGTCCTGAATCGATCAAAATCGAAGAATCTCTCTCTGCGTTTCTTcaagagatagagagagagagagagctccATCCATCCATCAAGTTTCTGTCGCCTTTGTATTTCTAGGGTTCTTCAGGAAGATGGGGAAAAATCAAGCGTACAAAGCTATGCAGAGATCGAAGGTGTCTGACGGTTCATCCGGTCTTGACCAGATCGAAGACGGCATGGTTTGTCCCCTTCTATACtaacttcatatatatatatgaactatTTAGACCTAGTAAAAGGGTTTTTTGAAGATGGGTTTTCAGCATTGTTCAATCTCAATTCTCGATATATTTCTCTTTGTACATTTCTGATGAGGACTGTCGCAGGTggatggttcatttcattcaCCAGAGTGGCATGCTGCTCGATTAGCCAGTCTTGGTACTTCTCATACAGTCACTTGGGAAGAATTCAAAAGGAAGCAAAAGGTATGAATGAATGAAACCCTTTATGAATTTTTGTTATCTTCAGCTTTGGATTTGATTTCTTCAATATCTTTTAGGAAGATGAAATGAAAAATGGGGAAGTTGAAGCTGATAAAGATAGGATGATGAAAGAGTATAGGGCACAGTTAGATGCTGAAAGGGCAGTTAAACTTGCTAAAGGAAGAAATCATTCAAACTCAAACACCAAATCTGATAAAAAGAAGGgtattgattatttattaatcttCTTGTTTGTTTTGAATCGAATTCTAAACATGGGTCATGTGAATTTGCAGATAAAGATAAGGAATCCAGAAAACGCAGCAAAAAACACAAGGTATGTATGTTGTTAGTTGTTACGCCATTAGTTAACTTCACAACATACTTATATTCATACTCTTGTTTTACCATTTCAGCGGTCAAGGAGGCATTCTTCGGATTCGAGTTCGTCCTCGTCAGAATACTCGAGTAGTGAGAGCGATGAAAGGGAATCGAAAAGATCGAAATCGAGATCTAAGCATAAAGAGAAAAGGCATAGGTCAAGGTCTAAAACCTCGTCTAGGACTAGAGGGGAGAAAGATGAAGAAGGGCCTTTACCCCTCTCCAGATTCTTTGGTAACAtgaaaaattaatgtttttgcAGAGGCTTGTCAAATGCAcacttttcttctttttaacaATTTCTGTATTGAAGAAATCGCGACTTCTTTCTGTAATGAATTCTATCTATTTCAGCAATTCAAACGAATTTAATTGGGTATTTGGTATTGTTGATTGTTTAATGAAACCATTCAATTATAGTTGTACCCAAAAAAAAGAAGTCTCAACATCATAACTAAAGTACACAATTTAATAAGTCTATCAAAACAAAGTTCAATCTTTCAATATCTTGGTTGGACATTGATGTGGGTTTCGAAACCCATGTATATACACGacgaaaataaataacacaaaaataaataacacaagtCGCAATAActgaaaaaacataataatgaaATCATAGATTCTTCCTCTTTCTTCGTCTTAATCTTCTTCACATTTGTTGCTGATACTCTGGGTTAAATGCCAGACCCTCTCTATAGATAAGTTCTTTCATCTGTTCTTCGGATAAGGCATGATTCTCAAAGTCAAAGTTGAACGGGACCATACATGTTGGTTCGTCGCTTATATCATGAAGTGATGTCAAGTATGGGTGTGCTAGGGCATCTTCCACTGAAATTGTAATAGTAAAATTGATCATTAGCAAAGAAGAACAGCAAACCACAAGTCTGGAAAATCGAAGAAAAGAAACTGACCTGTGATTCTTTTTCTAGGATCAAAAGTTAACATCTTTTCTATAAGATCAATTGCCATATTGTTGACATGAGGGAACTTATCTGTCAATGATTGACGACGGTAGAGGGGAAGTTGCTTGATGTATCTCTTTGCATTCTCATTCAACAAGTCTAATTCCGACTCTGAAGGAGTTCCAATTAACTGCAAGACGtggaaaaagaaagagaaatccTTATCCCATCATTAATCACTTCaacatttaaacaaaataagcTTAGTTTTTACTCTACGTGGAGATTGAGAAAGAAAGCGTAAAATCACCTCCAAGAGTAAACGGAGCTGATGCACATGATCTCTTCCTGGAAATAGAGGCTTTCGGTCCATCAGTTCCATGAAAATGCAACCCACTGACCAGATATCGATTGCTGCAGTATAATCTGAAGAGTTTAACAAGAGCTCTGGTGGGCGGTACCATCTTGTGACAACATATTCAGTCATAAAATCAGTTTCGGAGGTAACACGAGCAAGCCCAAAGTCACAAATTTTCAAATCACAATTTGCATTTAAGAGCAAATTGCTTGGCTTTAAATCCCTGTGAAGAACGTTGGCAGAGTGTATGTACTTCAATCCCCTCAGGATTTGATACAAAAAGTACTGCAAAAAAAACCCAcatatattaagaaatataagattcaattacaaaaatattcaCTGGCTTGCCTAAGCATGTTAGAAGAAAAAATGATGTGGAAAACAGCACCATAATTGATTAGACAATTATATATTTCCTAATTACTCCTTTATGTGCATGTTTAAGCATTAAGGCATAGTTTCATTATGTAATAAATCATGGTTTCAGGGTTAAGGTTAAGACTTAAGGGTTTTTTCTGCTGCCTCCACTAATGGAGGATGTAGCCATTGGTGGAGTGTTTCAATGGTtcagttaatttatttttcattctgtTACTTTTCACGTTAGCTATTGATAGAGAAGCCACCAAAATCAAGGCAGGATGGAgatgatttttaagaaatagCAAAAGAGACAACCAAATAAGAAACCTTAACAGCTAGAGACTAAGTCTTTAAGAGAGGAACCGAAGTGATGAATCATATGAATTCAGCGAGAAAAGGGGATAAGAATCAGAATGGGCCTAAACTAACTAATAGTTTCTTTATCTAATGGGCTATGTCTGGCCCATCTAAGCCAAGTACGTGACATGGCCTGGAGCGCGGGAGACACGACAAACAAAGACATTAATGCTAATGAAGACATGTCCAATCCCGACAGCAGCTCCCGCTAAAGCAATAGTAGCAGCTCCAGCCCCGATTAATTCGAAACTATGATGCAAATCAAAGTCAATCTTCGAAGTTCGAAGTTACTAACTTGGATATGGATTATGAAAAGATACAAGGAAGCCTAGTCCCTTTAGATGGGAAATCAaatttccatttccatttcaTATTCAAATACTCAACATACATTTCTTACTTAGCTTAGCTACTACCTATATTTATACTAAGAATATAACAAGCCTAAACTAACTAATAGTTTCTTTATCTAATGGGCTATGTCAGGCCCATTTAAGCCCAATACATGACATGTCCTGCAGCGCGGGAGACGCGAGTTGCGACAAACAAAGACATTAATgctaaaatttaaaactatgtTGCAAATCCAAATCAATCTTCAAAGTTACTAACTTGAATATGGAGGGATTATAAAAAGATACAAGGATGAGAGCCTAGTCCCTTTAGATGGGAAATCAaatttccatttccatttcaTATTCAAATACTCAACATACATTTCTTACCTAGCTTAGCTACTACCTATATTTATACTAAGAATATAACAAGCCTAAACTAACTAATAGTTTCTTTATCTAATGGGCTATGTCAGGCCCATCTAAGCCCAATACATGACATGTCCTGCAGCACGGGAGACACGAGTCGCGACAAACGAAGACTTTAATgctaaaatttaaaactatgtTGCGAATCCAAATCAATCTTAGAAGTTACTAACTTGGATATGGAGGGATTatgaaaaatatcaaacataATTAGTTAGACTAAAGTTATTTCTTAATTAGTATTATTGTATTTCCttagtttttcttcttttgaattAATGTGTAATAGGAGATATCAAATGACATAACAACTTGTTATAGACCATGAAACACCAAAATAGCATATGAGGTATGTCAACAATGAATGGAAAGAACAGAACAACAGGCTGCATTCGATCAATGGTTAATCCCCACGTAATTAGCAACGATTCATTCGATCCCCACATACATCAGAGACTAAAAGCTACAAGTCATATAAGAAACTGATGAGCCCAAAGAACAACTAAACTTTGATCTTTAGCATCACATTAtacaaacattaaaatatataacctGGCAATGCTCTTCAGACAAAGATTGGTTGGATCGGATAATCTGATGGAGATCAGTATCCATAAGTTCATATGCTATATAAACATCATTAAAAGAACCTCTTTGAGGTGGTGGTATTATATCTCTTATTGCAACAACCTGAATCAATaaccaaatttaaataaacctcattcaatttaacaaaataaaaattaggttAAAAAGCATTCAAGATGAAGATAAAACAAAATGTTACTAACATTTTCATGATCCATATGACGAAGAAGCTTAATCTCACGGAGAGTCCTTTTAGCATCAATTTTGTTATCAAAAGCATTAGCAATTTTTTTGATTGCTACATGTTCATTCGTCTCCGAATTCAACGCCGAGCTAAATCAATAgagaataaagaataaaaaatcaaaatcttagGTCAAGAAAGGAAGAACAATAGGTTAATAGATTAGAATACCAGACTATGCCGTAAGCGCCTTTGCCAATGGGCATTATAGGAGGTTTATACTTAGCGGTGACCTCGAATATATTAccgaatatattatattgaatgaATCTGCCGCCGTGACTGAGAGTCGCCTGGATATTTTCAATACCGGCAGCCGGATGTGATGCAGGTAAAGGTGCCGCCGCTTCTGACATCATAGCGTCCTCCGTTTGTTCAGCTGAAGCATCCATTTCTTTACCTCAATaatgttcttcttcttcacagaTTACTGCTATTTTCAGCTTTCCAAGTTCGATTGAACAACGAATTTGGAGATCTTAGAAGAACAATTTAACACAGATaatagatagagagagaaagagagattgaAAAGAAAGAGAATGGATCGGCCTATAAGACTACATGGATTTCCACTTTCcttttctcccttttttattattactattattattatttcggatagttataaaacaaatttaatggAAAATTTTGATGGGATGACCTCTTAATTGCACTCATCGCCTAATAAAAATTGGGCAAATAACCGCTCACAATTTTTAGGACACAAAATTCTCCACGAATTAGGGTTTTGTCGTGTAACGCGACTGTACACTCGACGAATTAGGGTTTCGTCGCGTAACGCGACTGCACACTCGACGAATTAGGGTTTCGTCGCGTAACGCGACGCTGCGTcgccaggggcggagccaggatttgaaacctacccgggctaattttttatcaaaaaaatctatccgggctagttttataataatatcaaataaactaAGTTTACTGTCACTAGCGCCTTTTAGCAACGGGAAATAATCAATAACAAcggtaatttaccgtcgttaCTGATAAATACATACAAGATACTTAGGGCtacccgggctacagcccgggcCGACTTGTACCTGGCTCCGCTCCTGTGCGTTGCGTTACACGACGGGGTATTTTTgtctgaaaaataaaaataagtcaatCATTTGCGTAATTTTTATTAGGCGTTTACggttaaaacaattattatgatcatttcatcaaatttccctattacataaacaaaaaatgaataaaaatcaTGTTCTCAATAAATTGTTCTTATAgcataaattatgttatataaaatagtGTAAGTGGATCTATAAGTGTTTAATTTGTGTGATTCGaactaaaacaaataattttatttggttctatttttatttatgtttgctAGCTTTCAACTTTATGTATCTATGTAATTTTATAaccttttaataaataaattaaaataaaaagactaAAGAGATTACATAAATTGTCACTTTTTGGAAACTATTTCAGCGTTTTGGGTTGAgatttatttagaatatatatatatatttttttggataagtttatttttttctttcataaagAAAGCTAACATTATACATTACAAACATGACGTTTATTTTATTGACTTTTACCTACATTGTTAACGTGAGAATCAAATTctttgatgatgtttttttttttttaaatatattaatttaaaatgataaaataaataaaaaattataataagagTATTTTGGTAAAAACAAAAGTGagtgattaataattaataaaataatatttgattgtgattagatttaaaatataataaaaataacttaataaattttaattttgattaataataaataagtatgtcttaattttggaattgaaaagaattaaaatatatatatatataaaagaaaaaagaataaatagatatttggtcggattgtgggttgacctgtccataaatttaaaacggttaaaaataaaattaaaaaaattataaatatggttcgaacttgtaacctaacaaaataaagacaactctttaaccaactagactaataatacattatattttaaattcaacatcaaatgtgatgaacgcatgacattttaacaatataagttcaatttatatatatatatatatatatatatatatatatataaaatgatgcttaatttttaaagtatccggattaccggggtcgagagctgtgattaatttggatatatatgtgagagtaaatggatacttggatcggattgtgggttgacccgtccataaacttaaaatggttaaaaataaaattaaaaatgttgtcacaattttaccgtaaaaaaaaattcacaattttttatatcattactcgtgtaAATGTATAGAATAAATgctaattatgataaaattctAACTATTTCTAAGAAAACTTAACTTTAGAttgaacattattttataatttaattttaattttactcttttattttgaattatttttatttttttcaaacaaaatatcttattattattttatcatttaatatgattaaagttttttttttaatacaaatggAATTCTAGACAAAATTATTGCACTTAAActatcttataaaattttaaaaaatgaattaaaaaacaattaattagtgATATAAATCAAACCCATCTTATAATTAAGTGAGAATGCATACTAGAAAAGCAGCAAGAATAATGAgcttattataaaattacataatattgtctccaacctaaaaaaaaaaaaaagcatggaaatgaataaaaaacaGGTCTTGAATTGTTGTTGTCTGTCTATTGAGATGATGAGGAGGGTTGATCAATTGTCTTCCCTTTCTCTCTTAAGGCAGCCACAGTCTGTTTCATAGCTTCTTTCCTCTTCTTGCTTGCAAGAACTTTAGCCAGCACACCGCTTACTGACGGGTCTTTCTTCTCTTCAGGTTGAGATGGTGGTGGTGGCGGTTTCCTCTTATTAGCAGCTCTTGCATTATGCACTTCGCCTAAAATTAAGCCTGAGAAAGCTCCGGCCAAGCCTAATGCCACTGTCCtgaaaccaaaccaaaccaaaccaaaacaaaacacAAACAACTTTCACTTCTGAAAAGAATAGATAAAAAGAAGTAATTAGAATTAAACCTGCGATTGGTTATGGTTATGGGTTGAGCAGCGTTTGAATCATCATCATGATTATGAAGAGGAAACCAGAAAGATGGGAAACGGGTCTTGTCTTTGGGTGGTGTAGAAGAAGAGATGGGGGAAGTTGATGCTGAAACTGGTGGTATTCTAACAAGTGAATGGGCCATTTGTTGAATATTTGTCAATTAAAGTGTTTGAAGAAGATTATATGATgaacaagaaagaagaagaagaagaaatggctTTTTCTTGATTGAACCCACCAAAGAAAGCTTGATATCAATCAAGTTGTGATGGGTTTGGAGCCTCAGATGTAGATGGCAAAGGAATTCTATTGGTCCAATTTAGATAAGGTAGACCTAACATTTCTAAAAATCCTTTTGTTTATGGTATTTTAGTAAGGTATTTCGGAATCAAGAATGAAATCCTTTGGGTTTATTCGGTTTTAGattactataattaataaaaagaattaaatatcacttcattcttttaattaaataatttgttcattaactaaaatactttatatttcaataaataaataaacaaaaaatattaattcatacaaaaatattttttttttaaatatataatagattttatttaaaaacaaacattatatatatataataaattaattaaataataaataaattataacccacagtttaataaattaattaaattaaaaaatttaatatatttgaattatttctttaaaagacttagctaatttaaaaaattcgaAATTTTAACTCACTTATCACATCTCTTCAAATGAATACAATGTTATTTGGGCACAagatttaaatatgtttttaaaacacattatttaCCTAAACCGATATAGAAAGCATAGACAAAATGAAGTGCAACAAAAGCTTCAAATGGGATAAAAAAATATGCTAAAAATTGCTTTAATCCGAACACAACATTGAATCTTGAATTCATAAAACATCCCAAAAGtacaaaaatgattaatttggtCATATtgcaaaattataaataaaaaaggtgCTCATAATAAAATAGGAGGGATTAAGGTATATAACCACAACCTAATGAAGGATTCACTCGTCATCAGAGTCAGCATTAACAGCGTCATTAAGGGCATTAAGACGAGTAATCAACTTAGCCTTCCTCTCTTCGTAGGTCAGCTTCTTCAAATTAAACCTGTAAATCCCaacaaaaaacatatataaatcaaccttcataaaaaaaacaaatgaactaACTAAAATTAGGGTTTAGTTTAGTTAAGTTAAGTTTACCTCTTGTGTTCCTTGGGGGGAGCTTTGCCAGACTTCTTCTGAGTTGGGTCAGCTCTAATGGCAGCATGAACCTTCTTGTAAATCTCCTCAATTCCATCAGCTTCAATACCTTTCTTGATGTACTCACTGAAATGAGTCTGATACTTTTCTGGTTCATCTTCAATCAATGATTTCATGTATGCAGCAACATGCCCACCATAGATATATTTGCGATGAACATCAGCATCAAGCTGCTTAGACTCCTTTGAGAATCCAGCAAACCTCTTATCACTG is part of the Impatiens glandulifera chromosome 1, dImpGla2.1, whole genome shotgun sequence genome and encodes:
- the LOC124919322 gene encoding protein FAM133-like, whose protein sequence is MGKNQAYKAMQRSKVSDGSSGLDQIEDGMVDGSFHSPEWHAARLASLGTSHTVTWEEFKRKQKEDEMKNGEVEADKDRMMKEYRAQLDAERAVKLAKGRNHSNSNTKSDKKKDKDKESRKRSKKHKRSRRHSSDSSSSSSEYSSSESDERESKRSKSRSKHKEKRHRSRSKTSSRTRGEKDEEGPLPLSRFFGNMKN
- the LOC124919321 gene encoding mitogen-activated protein kinase homolog NTF4 is translated as MDASAEQTEDAMMSEAAAPLPASHPAAGIENIQATLSHGGRFIQYNIFGNIFEVTAKYKPPIMPIGKGAYGIVCSALNSETNEHVAIKKIANAFDNKIDAKRTLREIKLLRHMDHENVVAIRDIIPPPQRGSFNDVYIAYELMDTDLHQIIRSNQSLSEEHCQYFLYQILRGLKYIHSANVLHRDLKPSNLLLNANCDLKICDFGLARVTSETDFMTEYVVTRWYRPPELLLNSSDYTAAIDIWSVGCIFMELMDRKPLFPGRDHVHQLRLLLELIGTPSESELDLLNENAKRYIKQLPLYRRQSLTDKFPHVNNMAIDLIEKMLTFDPRKRITVEDALAHPYLTSLHDISDEPTCMVPFNFDFENHALSEEQMKELIYREGLAFNPEYQQQM
- the LOC124910281 gene encoding uncharacterized protein LOC124910281 → MAHSLVRIPPVSASTSPISSSTPPKDKTRFPSFWFPLHNHDDDSNAAQPITITNRRTVALGLAGAFSGLILGEVHNARAANKRKPPPPPSQPEEKKDPSVSGVLAKVLASKKRKEAMKQTVAALREKGKTIDQPSSSSQ